TGGAGCTGTTTTAGGCCTGAACCTGAATGCTGTTAATACAAAACTTACCCTGTATTACACCGCTACCGCAGACAGCAAGCCAAAGGAGTATAGCTTTATTCCTACGTCCCGGTTCTTCAACCAGATTCAGTCCAGCAGAGCCGGCACTCCTTTGGCCAGCCTGAGCGCCCATGGCTCCTCTATTTCTTCGGGGGCGGCCAATAACCTTGCTTTTATGCAGGCAGGCGCGGGTCTGGTAACTAAGATTGACTTACCCTACGTGACTAATTTCCGGACCCAAAATGGCGTTAGCAAAGACCTGGCCGTGAACAAAGCCGAACTGGTGATTCCTATTCTGGAGTCTTCGGTGGCCAACGGTAATGATTCTCTGAAACTTCCTGCCATTGCCACCGTATTGGAATCCACTCTCAACAACCGTATCTCCCGCACCACTGGTGGCGTACCAAACGCATTGGTGGGTGAAGGCACGGGCGCTGAGGCCAGGTTGGAATACCGCGGAAAAGGGAAAGGGTATAATTATGTGGTGAACATTACCAGTTATATGCAAAGCCTTCTGTACAACAGAAAGGCCAACAACGGGTTAATTCTGTACCCTTCTAATATCAGCGCTACGCCGTCCACGCCAACCAACTTCGCGCAAACGGTGAACCGCGCCATTATTGAGGCCAATCAAGGGAATACCAATCCTGCTGCCCGCAAGGTGAAGCTCCGGATCTTCTATTCAACCGCTCAATAATTCATTTATATAATTCAAAGTAAACAGACCTATACTATACTATGTGTGGAATTGTAGCATACGTAGGGCAGCGTGAAGCATGCCCTATCATTTTGAAAGGTTTAAAGCGGTTGGAATATCGTGGCTACGATAGTGCCGGAGTAGCCTTGCTAAGCGAAGGTGAACTAAAGGTTTTCAAGAAAAAAGGCAAAGTTGCTGACCTGGAGGCCTTTATAGGTGACCGTAACACCAGCAGCCATATTGGTATTGGACACACCCGTTGGGCTACCCATGGTGAGCCAAATGATGCCAATGCCCACCCCCATTACTCCAGTTCAAAAAAGATCGCCATTATTCACAATGGTATCATAGAGAACTATGCTTCTTTAAAGAAACACTTGATCAATAAGGGCTACGAATTCCACAGCGACACAGACTCTGAGGTTTTTGTGAACCTGATTGAGGACATTAGAGAGAACAGCAAGGTTTCTTTGCCTGAGGCCGTACGCCTGGCCTTGCATGAGGTAGTAGGCGCTTACGCAATTGTGGTAATCTCCCATGATTCCCCTACCCAACTGGTAGCCGCCCGTAAAGGTAGCCCGCTGGTGATTGGCGTTGGCAAAGGCGAGTACTTCCTGGCTTCAGATGCTACTCCTATCATTGAGTATACTAATGAAGTGGTTTACCTCAATGACTTTGAGATTGCTGTAATTAAAGACGGCGTCCTGGATATCCGTACAAAAGAAGACGTGGTTCAGACACCATATATCCAGACGCTGGAAATGGAGCTGGAATCCATTGAGAAAGGCGGTTACCCGCACTTCATGCTGAAGGAGATCTTTGAGCAGCCCCGTTCTATCCTGGACAGCATGCGCGGCCGTTTGGTAGCTGAGAACACGCAGCTGACCATGTCCAGCATCAGGGAATATGCTACCCGCTTTAAGAATGCAGACCGCATTATTATTGTGGCCTGCGGTACTTCATGGCACGCTGGCCTGGTGGCCGAGTACATGATTGAGGAGTTTGCCCGTATACCGGTAGAAGTAGAATATGCTTCTGAGTTCCGTTACCGTAACCCGGTGATCAGAGAGGGAGACATTGTAGTGGCTATTTCCCAGTCTGGTGAAACCGCAGATACCTTGGCGGCCCTGGAACTGGCTAAGTCTAAAGGAGCCCTGATCTTTGGGGTGTGTAACGTGGTGGGTTCTTCTATCGCCCGTGCCACAGACGCAGGTGCCTACACGCACGCCGGCCCTGAAATTGGGGTAGCCTCTACCAAAGCGTTTACTGCGCAGGTAACGGTTCTTTCCCTGATTGCGATGATGCTGGCTGAGATGCGCGGCACCATGGAAACCTCCGCCCTTCGTCAGATGATGATGGAAATGGAGCAGATTCCTGCCAAGGTGGAGAAAGCCCTGCAACTGGACAAAGAAATACAGGCGATCTCTGAGATTTTCAAAGACGCTACTAACTTCATCTACCTGGGTCGTGGTTTCAACTTCCCGGTAGCCCTGGAAGGCGCGCTTAAGCTGAAAGAGATCTCTTACATTCACGCAGAAGGGTACCCGGCGGCAGAAATGAAGCACGGACCTATTGCCCTGATTGATGAGAACATGCCGGTAGTGGTAATCGCTACCAAAGACAGCTCATATGAGAAGATCGTTTCTAACGTGCAGGAAGTACGGGCCCGTAAAGGACGCGTGATCGCTATCGTTACCGAAGGCGATACGGTGATCCCGCAGATGGCTGAGTTCGTGATTGAGGTGCCAGCCGCCCATGAAGCGTTGATGCCGCTTATCTCTGTGATTCCGTTGCAGTTGCTGAGCTACCACATTGCCGTAATGCGCGGCTGTAACGTAGACCAGCCCCGTAACCTGGCAAAATCTGTAACGGTTGAATAAGCTGTTCCAGACACAAATACTAAAAAGGGAAGCCATGTGGCTTCCCTTTTGTTTTGGGGTCGTTTTCTGAGAAACAGGCTTAAAACGCAAAAGGCTTTTCGCTACGCTATCTCTTACTTGATCTCATATAAGGTGGCCAGAAAGACGCAGGCTTTGTCTACGGCCCTGCGGGAGCTTTCCTGCAGAATGCTTACTTCCAAGACCTCGCGTTCAAAATTAGTAGAAGACGGGTGCAGGCCCACCAGGTGGAAATTAAGGGGCAGATAATCGGCCGCCAGGGCCTCCAGCTCAAACCCCGAGGCGTTGCAGAAGACCACTAGCTTGTCGGCTTTCCCTTCCTTGTTGTATTGCTCCATGCGCCAGGGCTGCTCGTGCAAAAGCAGGTCAAATACCAGGTCTGCCTGTGGTAACCATACAGCCAGTTCCTCTGGGGTCTGCAGATGCAGGTAGGCGCGGTTATAGAATCGTAACCCAAACTCTGCTTCCTGCTCCGGCGTTGCCAAAACCAATGTATTCATAATTCAGTACCTTTAGCCCATAAAGATAACGATTAAACTACATCTACTTATGGCAACCAACCTTATAGAAAGCAAATCTGCCCCGGCTCCCATTGGCCCTTACAGCCAGGCCGTGATGGCGGGTAACACCCTGTACGTATCTGGCCAGATTCCCTTAGACCAGGCTACCGGCAACCTGGTGCAGGGCGATATTCAGTCAGAAACGCACCAGGTCATGAAAAACCTGCAGTACATCTTAGAGGAGGCCGGCATGGATTTCAGCCACGTGGTGAAGTGCAGCATCTTCGTGAAGGACCTGGGTAACTTCGGCGCTATCAATGAAACCTACGGCAGCTATTTCACCAGCAACCCACCCGCCCGTGAGACCGTGGAAGTGAGCCGCCTGCCCAAAGACGTGAACGTGGAGATTTCCTGCATTGCGGTGAAGTGGTAGTTTGGTAATGTGCTAATTTTTTAATGTGCTGATGTGCTAAAGGGGAATTAGCAAGAACAGTTTCCTGAGAGAATGGCATATTGGCAATACTCCCGTTTTAGGCCTGTTTTTAGAAAAACAGGCCTAAAACATTTTAATAGTCAGGCAATTGAAGACACTACTTCTCAATTTATACAGCGCGTTATTTCAATAGCACATTAAAAAATTAGCACCTTAATTATTCCTCCTCCCCCTTGGCCTTTGCTTCATTAGGCCCGGGCTCGGCGTTTACCGGGGTGTGGCCTACTTCCACCTCATGGTTTTCCACGCGCACGGCAAAGGAAGACGGATAGATATCGGCGCCATAGCGGCGGGCGTATACCAACGTGAACTGGGCACCTAAAAAGATAATCTGCGAGGTATAGAAGACCCATACCAGCACCACAATCACAGAGCCGGCCGCGCCGTAAATGCTGGAAAAATCACTGTTGCCCAGATAAATCCCGATCAAGGATTTGCCCAGCGCGAATAGCAGCGCCGTTACCAGCGAGCCAACCCACACGTCCTTCCATTTGATCTTGGCGTCTGGCAGGTACTTGTAAATAAGAGCGAACAGGAAGGTCACCACGGCGGTAGACACCAGAAAATTGGTAATTTGGGTGAGGTGTATCATTGACGGGTCTACCTTCTTGGCCAGGTAGGAGGTAATCACCACCAGAATAGCATTCACAATCAAGCTCACCAGCAGCAAGAAAACTATACCAAAGATCATAGCGAAGGACAACAACCGGTCCACCAGAATCTTCAGGTATTCGTTTTTGGGCTTCGGCTTTACGCCCCATATCTGGTTCAATGATTCCTGCAAAGAGATGAATACCCCTGTTGCCCCCACCAGCAGCGTCAAGACCCCAATAATAGTGGCCAAGGTAAAGTCAGCGGACTGATGGATACTCTCCACCATCTCCTGAATATCGGCGGCACCTTTGCTGCCCATGAGCTCGCGCAACTGGGTGTATACCTCGCCCTGCACCGCCTCACGCCCAAAAACGGCGCCAGCGGTGTTGATCATGATAATGAGAATGGGCGGGAGCGCGAAGATGGTGTAATAGGCCAGCGCCGCCCCTTTCTGGAAGGAGTTGTTGTCCAGGAAGTCAAACCAGACTTCTTTAATGATACACCAGCCTTCAACAAATATTTTCTTAAACATAGACCTGGTTTTCCCTTTCATACGCACCTTACACGGTAGGTTTACAAACTTCCGGAAAGGTAACCTTATTTCATTGATAGAAGACCGCTTTCAGCAACGCAGGCCTCTCCTTTAAGAATACCTGACAGAACCGCAAGGTTTTACGGGTAAAAGCTTTAATGAAGCCTTGAAAAACTGTACTTTTGCACTCCTATTTATAACGTTGAATAACATGGAGAGAGAAGTACGAGTACGCTTTGCCCCCAGCCCAACCGGGCCTTTGCACATTGGTGGGGTGCGTACAGCATTGTATAATTACCTGTTTGCCAAAAAAATGGGCGGCAAGATGTTGCTGCGCATTGAAGATACAGATCAAAACCGCTTTGTGCCCGGCGCCGAGCAATACATTTTTGACAGCCTGGCCTGGTGCGGCATTAAGTTAGATGAAAGCCCTGTCCACGGCGGTCCGCATGCCCCTTACCGCCAGTCTGAGCGCAAGCCCATGTACATGGACTACGCCCTGCAATTGGTAAACGCCGGACATGCCTACTACGCCTTTGACACCGCCGAGGAACTGGAAGCCATGCGCGAGCGCCTGAAAGCCGCCAAGGTAGCCACCCCGCAATACAACGCCATTACCCGCGCCACCATGAAGAACTCCCTCACCCTGCCAGAGGATGAGGTGAAGCGCCGGCTAGAGAGCGGAGACCCGTACGTGATCCGTTTGAAAGTGCCGCGCAAAGAGGAGATCCGTCTCAAAGACATGATCAGAGGCTGGGTGATGGTGCATTCCTCGGCTATTGATGACAAGGTGTTGATGAAGTCTGATGGCATGCCTACCTACCACCTGGCCAACATCGTGGATGACCACTTGATGGAAATCACCCACGTAATACGCGGCGAAGAGTGGCTCCCGAGCGCGCCGCTGCACGTACTGCTGTACCGCTATTTTGGGTGGGAAGATACCATGCCTGAGTTTGCCCACTTGCCTTTGCTTTTGAAACCAGACGGCAACGGAAAGCTGAGTAAGCGCGACGGCGACAAGCTGGGTTTCCCGGTGTTCCCGCTGAACTGGGTAGACCCCGTGACCGGCGAGCAGTCCAGCGGTTACCGTGAGGCCGGCTACCTGCCAGAGGCCTTCGTGAACTTCCTGGCGTTCCTGGGCTGGAACCCCGGCACGCAGCAGGAGTTGTTTACCATGGACGAACTGATTGAGGCCTTCAGCATTGAGCGCATTGGTAAATCAGGTACCCGTTTTGACATTCAGAAAGCCCGCTGGTACAATGAGCAGTACCTGCGCGCCAAACCAGACGCCGAACTGGCGAAATACCTGCTGGCCGCCCTGCCGCAGGGCATTGACTGCTCAGAAGAACGCGCCGAGAAAATTGTGGGCCTCATGAAGGAGCGCGTGACCTATCCGCAGGACTTCTGGAAAGAGGCCGTTTACTTCTTTGAGGCACCTACCCAGTACAATGAGCAGGTAGCCGCCAAGAAATGGTCGGCGGCCGGTGCCGGCGCCTTTGAGCAGTTCAAGAACGAACTAGCCACCTTGCCAGACTTCAACGCCGAGACCGTGAAGGCCCTACTTTTGCAGGTGCTGGAGCGCAACGGCCTTAAGATTGGCCAAGTGATGCAGGCCTTGAGAATAGCGCTTACCGGCGTAGAGGCCGGCCCAGACCTGATGGCCATCATTGAGATCATTGGCCGGGAGGAAACCGAGCGCCGTATTGAGGCGGCTTTGGCCAAACTGGTGCAGTACGCCGTTTAACACATCCATTCCGTTTTAGGCCTGTTTTTGGTAGAACGGACCTAAAACGCTACCCGTGCTTTCTGCACGTAAACCTCCTTTATAAATTAGCGCCCGGCGTTTGTTTATGAAGGAGGTTTCTTTTTAATTCGTTTATCCTTCTTTGCGTTTTCCCGTTTGTAGTAGAACAAGCAAAACCGGGTGGCTTGCCGCACAGGCCTCCCCTAACCCGACACTACTATGGCAAAGAAGAAGTCTGATAACGGCAAAAAAGACAATAAACCAGAGAAAAAAGCGAAGGTACACCCAGAGCTGGAAGGCTTTGAGATCAAGATCAACCCCCTGGGCGATATTACCTCCAACTTCAACATTGACCAGCTTAACTCCTTTCTGGACCGCAACGTGAGCGATAAAAAGCTGGTAGGCGACCAGGGCAAGAAACGGGAGCAGGAAGAAGAGGAATACCCTATTGAGGAAACCGTGGAGGAGGAAGAGAACGAGGAAGATTTCTTTAAAGGGAGCACCGGCCTGGGCGAGGAAGATGCTGATGACATCGCGGGCAAAGACGAAAAACCCTCAGGCGACAAGCCTAAAAAGAAATAACCTTTTACACCCTTTATGAGATCCCACGAAATAGACTACCGCATTCACGGCAATGACATTCAGGTACTGGAAATAGAGCTGGACCCCCAGGAAACGGTCATCGCCGAAGCCGGCGCCATGGTGTTCATGGAAGACGGCGTTCAGTTTGAGACCAAGATGGGCGACGGCTCCAACCCGGCCCAGGGCTTTCTGGGCAAATTGGTGCAGATGGGCAGCCGCGCCCTTACCGGCGAGTCCTTGTTCATGACCCACTTCACGCACCGCGGATACGGCAAAGCCAAAGTGGGTTTCTCGGCCCCCTATCCCGGCACCATTGTGCCTTTGGATCTCACGCAGTTCCCCAACGGGCTCATTGTGCAGAAAGACGGGTTTCTGGCCGCGGCGCTGGGCACCAAGATTGCCATGCACTTTAACCAGCGTTTGGGCGCGGGCTTCTTCGGGGGCGAAGGCTTCATCATGCAGCGCCTCACCGGCGATGGCCTGGCCTTTATCCATGCAGGCGGCACCGTGATTGAGCGGCACCTGCACAATGAGACCCTGCGCGTAGACACTGGTTGCGTGGTAGCCTATGAAAACGGGATTGATTTTGACATACAGCGGGCGGGCGGCCTGCGGTCCATGGTGTTTGGCGGCGAAGGCCTTTTCCTGGCCACCCTCCGGGGCACCGGCCGCGTCTGGATTCAGTCTATGCCAGTGAAGAAACTTATTCAGGCCCTTATGCCGCACGGCGGAAATGCCAACAAAGAAGGCGGCCTTCTGAGCAGCTTCCTGGAGTAACTTTCTTAAGCGAAGACAATAAAAATGCCCGGCGTAAACCGGGCATTTTTTGTTAGCTCGTTTCGGGCCTGTTTTCTGAAAAACGGGCCCAAAACGATGCATTGATTTTATCAGGCACCCGCAGGCGGAATTGGGGCCGGTACCACGTTCTTAATGGGCGGCAATGATTTAAGATAGGCGAAGATGGCTTCCAGATCCTGGTCTGTCATGTTGCGGTAATTAGGCCAGGGCATGGGCGGAAGCAAGGTTCTGCCATTTTCCATGCCTTTGTACTTTCCTTTCCTCAGAGCTGTCTTGAAGTTATCTATGGTCCAGTTCCCTATGCCGGTGGCGTCTGGGGTAAGGTTAGCCGAAAAAGACGTGCCCCAAGGACCTACCCCCACTGTATTGTCCATGGAAAAAAGATGCCACCCACTTTTGGCGGCGCCTGCCAGCACAGGAGGAACCTTGTCTGAGGCGGGGTGCCCCGATAGCAACCGGCTGGGGTCCGGGGTCATAGGCGGAATCTTGTCTGTAGGCGCCAACTTAGGCGAGTGGCAGTCATTGCAGGAACCCACAGCGACTAGGTATTTGCCTCTTTCCACCAGCTCATCCTGGGTAAGTGCTGCAGGTTGGGTAGTGGTTTGGTTCAGGTCACTGGTAGTGCCGGCTTCCGCAGTGGTGCCTTCCTGCTTTTTATCTTCGCAGCTATAGAATACTGCGGCGGCACACAAGAGAGTCAGAATTTTTTTCATGGCTTTAAGAAGGTTATGGTGAGAGAAATGAGGGACTGCAGGCACAGGTGGAAACTCCCTATAGAGGGTAAGCAGTAAAATCTGTTGGGGAAATCTCAGGAAGCGGCCTTGGTTACTTTAATGCCAGGACACTCATTTATGTTAAATGCTTCAGCCATAGTTACAACCCACTGTAAGTGAGTGCCTACTTTACCTGATCCATTTCCTGCTTATGCGGCCTAAGCGGTGTTCCCAAGAAAACTTTCTAATAAATAAAGATAATAAATTAATACTTATTCTTTTATAAATACCAATTTATTTTTTTTAGAGAAATTTCTCTGGTATGCTTTTGCTTATCTATGAAGCTGTTTAGGAAAGAAGAAAACCAGACCAGTTTCTAAAGGAAAGGCCAGAGGAGGAAAGGCCAGAGTGGAAATAAACTCTGTACAGAAGATTGGAAGCTATCCCACTCTTCTAAAACACGAAGTCTGTTTTGAGCCTGTTTTTAAGAAAACAGGCTCAAAACGATTGCAAGAAATAGGGTCTATTGAGCCAGGTTATTTACTTCCAGGATTTCCTCCAGGTACTCCCGGTTGTTGGCCAGGCGCGGCACTTTGTGCTGGCCGCCCATTTTGCCTTTGAACTGAAGCCAGTTCAGGAAAGCGCCTTTGGGGGCCACGGTGATCAGGGGTGCCTGCAGGGCCAGGTCTTTATGGCGCTTGGCGTCATAGTCTGAGTTAACCGAGCGCAGGGTCTGGTCCAGCACTTGGGTAAACTGGTCCAGGCTGGAAGGCTGCTGGAAGAATTCTATCACCCATTGGTGCCCGCCTTTGCTCTTGCCCTCAAAGTAGACAGGGGCGGCCGTGAAATTGGTGATAGTGGCACCAGTGGCCTCACAGGCCTTGGTAATGGCCACCTCCGCGTTCTCCACCACTACCTCCTCACCGAAGGCATTGATGAAATGCTTGGTCCTGCCGGAGATCTTGATGCGGTAGGGCGCCAGAGAGGTGAATTTAACGGTATCGCCAATCTTGTAGCGCCAGAGGCCGGCGTTGGTGGAGATGATAAGCGCGTAGTTCTGGCCCAACTCCACCTGATCTAAGGTGAGCACCGTGGGGTTCTCCTGGTCGGCCTCCTCCATAGGAATGAACTCATAGAAGACGCCGTAGTCCAGCATGAGCAGCATCTCGTCCTTTAGGTGGGGCTCATCCTGTATCCCGAAGAAGCCCTCAGAGGCGTTATAGACCTCCAGGTAGTTCATTTTCTCAGACGGGATCAATTGCCTAAACAGCTCGCGGTACGGCCCAAAGGCCACGGCGCCGTGGGTGAACAACTCCAGGTTTGGCCATACCTCCATGATATCCTTGGCGCCCGTCTCCTCCA
This Rufibacter radiotolerans DNA region includes the following protein-coding sequences:
- a CDS encoding DUF4270 family protein: MNLRISKAAAALFLSSLVFSACEDPTAIGLELQEPGTQIGTTYSDTATVKVSTVLLNDSVITLNSARVLVGSGSDATFGSLTAKTFAEFGIPTADIVFDANKGADSLVLRLDYDYYFGDTTQAITWNVYKLTEGFIDQRTYYTSSSLETSAEVLGTVTFRPRPKGTYVTLGATGDTLTRNNPYLVNIKLDKAPGVELANAILAQSGKEPLKTQQGFLDNLLKGLVIAPASTQNNGAVLGLNLNAVNTKLTLYYTATADSKPKEYSFIPTSRFFNQIQSSRAGTPLASLSAHGSSISSGAANNLAFMQAGAGLVTKIDLPYVTNFRTQNGVSKDLAVNKAELVIPILESSVANGNDSLKLPAIATVLESTLNNRISRTTGGVPNALVGEGTGAEARLEYRGKGKGYNYVVNITSYMQSLLYNRKANNGLILYPSNISATPSTPTNFAQTVNRAIIEANQGNTNPAARKVKLRIFYSTAQ
- a CDS encoding GH3 auxin-responsive promoter family protein; this encodes MKKRIHQIDLFRKYPHDVQNELFSNLINTAKNTEWGQQYGYSDKLSVREFQERVPISAYEDLYPHIERVLKGEQNILWPSKVEWFAKSSGTTNARSKFIPVTPEALEECHYKGGKDMLSIYVNNYPDTKVFSGKGLSIGGSHHPNDFNANTRCGDVSAVIMQNLPIWAEAMRTPPLKVALMDKWEEKIEKMVEITVKENVTSLSGVPTWTYVLLNRILEETGAKDIMEVWPNLELFTHGAVAFGPYRELFRQLIPSEKMNYLEVYNASEGFFGIQDEPHLKDEMLLMLDYGVFYEFIPMEEADQENPTVLTLDQVELGQNYALIISTNAGLWRYKIGDTVKFTSLAPYRIKISGRTKHFINAFGEEVVVENAEVAITKACEATGATITNFTAAPVYFEGKSKGGHQWVIEFFQQPSSLDQFTQVLDQTLRSVNSDYDAKRHKDLALQAPLITVAPKGAFLNWLQFKGKMGGQHKVPRLANNREYLEEILEVNNLAQ
- the gltX gene encoding glutamate--tRNA ligase; the protein is MEREVRVRFAPSPTGPLHIGGVRTALYNYLFAKKMGGKMLLRIEDTDQNRFVPGAEQYIFDSLAWCGIKLDESPVHGGPHAPYRQSERKPMYMDYALQLVNAGHAYYAFDTAEELEAMRERLKAAKVATPQYNAITRATMKNSLTLPEDEVKRRLESGDPYVIRLKVPRKEEIRLKDMIRGWVMVHSSAIDDKVLMKSDGMPTYHLANIVDDHLMEITHVIRGEEWLPSAPLHVLLYRYFGWEDTMPEFAHLPLLLKPDGNGKLSKRDGDKLGFPVFPLNWVDPVTGEQSSGYREAGYLPEAFVNFLAFLGWNPGTQQELFTMDELIEAFSIERIGKSGTRFDIQKARWYNEQYLRAKPDAELAKYLLAALPQGIDCSEERAEKIVGLMKERVTYPQDFWKEAVYFFEAPTQYNEQVAAKKWSAAGAGAFEQFKNELATLPDFNAETVKALLLQVLERNGLKIGQVMQALRIALTGVEAGPDLMAIIEIIGREETERRIEAALAKLVQYAV
- a CDS encoding TIGR00266 family protein yields the protein MRSHEIDYRIHGNDIQVLEIELDPQETVIAEAGAMVFMEDGVQFETKMGDGSNPAQGFLGKLVQMGSRALTGESLFMTHFTHRGYGKAKVGFSAPYPGTIVPLDLTQFPNGLIVQKDGFLAAALGTKIAMHFNQRLGAGFFGGEGFIMQRLTGDGLAFIHAGGTVIERHLHNETLRVDTGCVVAYENGIDFDIQRAGGLRSMVFGGEGLFLATLRGTGRVWIQSMPVKKLIQALMPHGGNANKEGGLLSSFLE
- a CDS encoding YihY/virulence factor BrkB family protein, producing MFKKIFVEGWCIIKEVWFDFLDNNSFQKGAALAYYTIFALPPILIIMINTAGAVFGREAVQGEVYTQLRELMGSKGAADIQEMVESIHQSADFTLATIIGVLTLLVGATGVFISLQESLNQIWGVKPKPKNEYLKILVDRLLSFAMIFGIVFLLLVSLIVNAILVVITSYLAKKVDPSMIHLTQITNFLVSTAVVTFLFALIYKYLPDAKIKWKDVWVGSLVTALLFALGKSLIGIYLGNSDFSSIYGAAGSVIVVLVWVFYTSQIIFLGAQFTLVYARRYGADIYPSSFAVRVENHEVEVGHTPVNAEPGPNEAKAKGEEE
- a CDS encoding RidA family protein, which encodes MATNLIESKSAPAPIGPYSQAVMAGNTLYVSGQIPLDQATGNLVQGDIQSETHQVMKNLQYILEEAGMDFSHVVKCSIFVKDLGNFGAINETYGSYFTSNPPARETVEVSRLPKDVNVEISCIAVKW
- the glmS gene encoding glutamine--fructose-6-phosphate transaminase (isomerizing), giving the protein MCGIVAYVGQREACPIILKGLKRLEYRGYDSAGVALLSEGELKVFKKKGKVADLEAFIGDRNTSSHIGIGHTRWATHGEPNDANAHPHYSSSKKIAIIHNGIIENYASLKKHLINKGYEFHSDTDSEVFVNLIEDIRENSKVSLPEAVRLALHEVVGAYAIVVISHDSPTQLVAARKGSPLVIGVGKGEYFLASDATPIIEYTNEVVYLNDFEIAVIKDGVLDIRTKEDVVQTPYIQTLEMELESIEKGGYPHFMLKEIFEQPRSILDSMRGRLVAENTQLTMSSIREYATRFKNADRIIIVACGTSWHAGLVAEYMIEEFARIPVEVEYASEFRYRNPVIREGDIVVAISQSGETADTLAALELAKSKGALIFGVCNVVGSSIARATDAGAYTHAGPEIGVASTKAFTAQVTVLSLIAMMLAEMRGTMETSALRQMMMEMEQIPAKVEKALQLDKEIQAISEIFKDATNFIYLGRGFNFPVALEGALKLKEISYIHAEGYPAAEMKHGPIALIDENMPVVVIATKDSSYEKIVSNVQEVRARKGRVIAIVTEGDTVIPQMAEFVIEVPAAHEALMPLISVIPLQLLSYHIAVMRGCNVDQPRNLAKSVTVE
- a CDS encoding c-type cytochrome, whose translation is MKKILTLLCAAAVFYSCEDKKQEGTTAEAGTTSDLNQTTTQPAALTQDELVERGKYLVAVGSCNDCHSPKLAPTDKIPPMTPDPSRLLSGHPASDKVPPVLAGAAKSGWHLFSMDNTVGVGPWGTSFSANLTPDATGIGNWTIDNFKTALRKGKYKGMENGRTLLPPMPWPNYRNMTDQDLEAIFAYLKSLPPIKNVVPAPIPPAGA